A portion of the Gigantopelta aegis isolate Gae_Host chromosome 10, Gae_host_genome, whole genome shotgun sequence genome contains these proteins:
- the LOC121382658 gene encoding uncharacterized protein LOC121382658, producing the protein MSSYKSTTLIGEDTDLLILLLYHAKVKDCKDIYFRSDISTPYVYNIGVLKQLLSDRVCVDLLFTHAFTGCDTTSRIFGIGKKPCFQRNIKDDSVLRSCSTVICSPKNDKVAVENAGSRAMISLFGGNQSDSLESMRYSLLCKKVATAKTFVTPERLPPTASATKFHSLRTHYQIMVWMGTSEGMDPTEWGWDVHCERLVPIMMDKSPAPDILLQMIHCNCSAGCNTLRCSCRKHGMDFTSACGRCQDSNCDNMSQEPISDEEEQD; encoded by the coding sequence ATGTCTTCCTACAAGTCTACAACTCTCATCGGGGAAGACACAGACTTGTTGATCCTCCTCCTGTATCATGCAAAGGTTAAGGATTGCAAGGATATCTACTTTCGCTCAGACATATCCACGCCATATGTTTATAACATTGGGGTTCTAAAACAACTACTAAGTGATAGAGTATGTGTTGATCTTCTGTTTACCCATGCATTTACCGGATGTGATACAACGTCCAGGATATTTGGGAttggaaaaaaaccctgtttcCAAAGGAACATCAAGGATGATTCGGTCTTACGTAGTTGCTCAACAGTCATTTGTTCACCCAAGAATGACAAAGTTGCTGTGGAAAATGCTGGCTCCAGGGCAATGATTTCATTGTTCGGTGGCAATCAAAGTGACTCCCTGGAATCCATGAGGTATAGTTTACTTTGTAAGAAGGTTGCAACAGCTAAGACCTTCGTCACACCAGAACGACTTCCTCCAACGGCTTCAGCCACGAAATTTCACTCTCTGAGGACGCACTATCAAATTATGGTGTGGATGGGCACTAGTGAGGGTATGGACCCGACTGAATGGGGTTGGGATGTTCATTGCGAAAGATTAGTTCCGATTATGATGGATAAAAGTCCTGCTCCTGACATTCTACTTCAGATGATCCACTGCAACTGTTCAGCTGGTTGTAACACGCTCAGATGCAGCTGTAGAAAGCATGGAATGGATTTTACAAGTGCCTGTGGACGTTGCCAGGATAGCAATTGTGATAATATGTCACAGGAGCCAATATCAGATGAAGAGGAACAAGACTGA